One segment of Streptomyces sp. NA02950 DNA contains the following:
- a CDS encoding acyl-CoA dehydrogenase family protein, with protein sequence MSLFDVSDRAKKYQADLLEFMDSHVYPAEAVYHEQMRASGDPNFHPPIIEDLKAEARRRGLWNLFHPHPEWGPGLTNLEYAPLAEIMGRSHIASEACNCNAPDTGNMEVLTLFGSDEHKEKYLKPLLDGTMASAFAMTEPRVASSDATNIELRMERDGDEYVLNGRKWFASNALHRNCKVLIVMGKTDPTAAPHRQQSMMVVPIDAPGITVMRGLPVFGYQDREGHAEIDFADVRVPAKDVLKGEGEGFAISQARLGPGRIHHCMRAIGAAERALELMCRRARSRVTFGRPVADRSNIQDWIAEARIDIEMIRLLTLKAAYLMDTVGNKEARTEIAAIKVAAPDIALKIVDRAIQVHGGAGVTDDFPLAMMYAHLRTLRLADGPDEVHKRAIAKHELRQYPDGATAAESGTGTPATRQR encoded by the coding sequence ATGTCCCTCTTTGATGTGTCGGATCGCGCCAAGAAGTACCAGGCCGATCTGCTCGAGTTCATGGATTCGCACGTCTACCCCGCTGAGGCGGTGTACCACGAGCAGATGCGCGCGTCGGGCGACCCGAACTTCCATCCGCCGATCATCGAGGACCTCAAGGCGGAGGCACGCAGGCGCGGACTGTGGAACCTCTTCCACCCGCACCCCGAGTGGGGCCCGGGGCTGACGAATCTCGAGTACGCGCCGCTGGCCGAGATCATGGGGCGCAGCCACATCGCCTCCGAGGCATGCAACTGCAACGCTCCGGACACCGGCAACATGGAGGTGCTCACGCTGTTCGGCAGCGACGAGCACAAGGAGAAGTATCTGAAGCCCCTGCTCGACGGGACGATGGCTTCGGCGTTCGCGATGACCGAGCCGCGGGTCGCCAGTTCGGACGCCACCAATATCGAGCTGCGGATGGAGCGCGACGGCGACGAGTACGTGCTCAACGGCCGCAAGTGGTTCGCGTCCAACGCCCTGCACCGCAACTGCAAGGTGCTCATCGTCATGGGGAAGACGGATCCCACCGCTGCCCCGCACCGGCAGCAGTCGATGATGGTCGTACCCATAGACGCCCCCGGGATCACGGTGATGCGCGGGCTGCCGGTGTTCGGCTACCAGGACCGTGAGGGGCACGCCGAAATCGACTTCGCCGACGTACGGGTGCCGGCCAAGGACGTACTCAAGGGCGAGGGCGAGGGCTTCGCGATCAGCCAGGCCCGGCTCGGGCCCGGTCGTATCCACCACTGCATGCGGGCGATCGGTGCGGCCGAGCGGGCGCTGGAGCTGATGTGCAGGCGCGCGCGGTCACGGGTGACGTTCGGCCGTCCGGTCGCCGACCGGTCCAATATCCAGGACTGGATCGCGGAGGCGCGTATCGACATCGAGATGATCCGCCTGCTCACGCTCAAGGCCGCGTATCTGATGGACACGGTCGGGAACAAGGAAGCGCGCACCGAGATCGCGGCCATCAAGGTGGCCGCCCCGGACATCGCGTTGAAGATCGTCGACCGGGCGATCCAGGTGCACGGGGGAGCGGGAGTGACCGATGACTTCCCGCTGGCGATGATGTACGCGCACCTGCGCACGTTGCGGCTGGCGGACGGTCCCGACGAGGTCCACAAGCGGGCCATCGCCAAACACGAACTGCGGCAGTACCCCGACGGGGCCACCGCGGCGGAGAGCGGCACGGGCACCCCGGCCACACGGCAGCGGTGA
- a CDS encoding phosphotransferase family protein produces MAGLAPTGRPAGIDPGAVSRWFEALCVDFAGPLVFDRIGLGQSNLTYLVRDQDGRRWVLRRPPLGRLLASAHDVAREARILTALEGTAVPTPRVFGLTEDTAVSDVPLLLMEFVDGLVVDTMPIARSLAPERRRAIGLSLPRTLAKIHAVDLEAAGLTGLAGHKPYAQRQLKRWSGQWERSRTRELPALEDLTRRLAAAVPEQRELTLVHGDFHLRNVITAYDSGEVTAALDWELSTLGDPLADMGSLLAYWPEPGEEETGGDFAASVLEGFPDRAELAQVYLTETGRDPAALQFWHVLGLWKVAVIGEGVMRRAIDEPKNKSATGTPTVARIDAIVDKACRIADEAGI; encoded by the coding sequence ATGGCGGGACTCGCTCCCACCGGTCGCCCGGCCGGAATCGACCCCGGGGCGGTGAGCCGCTGGTTCGAGGCCCTCTGCGTCGACTTCGCCGGTCCGCTTGTCTTCGACCGGATCGGGCTCGGCCAGTCGAATCTGACCTACCTGGTACGGGACCAGGACGGCCGCCGGTGGGTGCTGCGGCGCCCACCGCTGGGTCGCCTGCTGGCCTCGGCGCACGACGTGGCACGCGAGGCGCGGATTCTGACCGCGCTGGAGGGCACCGCCGTCCCGACCCCGCGGGTGTTCGGGCTGACCGAGGACACGGCCGTGAGCGACGTCCCGCTGCTGCTCATGGAGTTCGTGGACGGCCTGGTCGTCGACACGATGCCGATCGCGCGGTCGTTGGCGCCCGAGCGCCGCCGGGCGATCGGGTTGTCGCTGCCGCGGACGCTGGCGAAGATCCACGCGGTTGACCTCGAGGCGGCCGGGCTGACCGGTCTGGCCGGCCACAAGCCGTATGCGCAGCGTCAGCTCAAGCGGTGGTCGGGCCAGTGGGAGAGGTCCAGGACCCGCGAGCTGCCCGCCCTCGAGGACCTCACCCGGCGCCTTGCCGCGGCCGTCCCGGAGCAGCGCGAACTGACGCTCGTACACGGCGACTTCCATCTGCGCAACGTCATCACCGCCTACGACAGCGGCGAGGTGACCGCGGCGCTCGACTGGGAGCTGTCGACGCTGGGGGATCCGCTGGCGGACATGGGCAGCCTGCTGGCGTACTGGCCGGAACCGGGAGAGGAGGAGACCGGGGGCGATTTTGCCGCCTCCGTCCTCGAAGGCTTCCCGGACCGTGCCGAGCTCGCCCAGGTGTACCTGACCGAAACCGGCCGGGACCCGGCTGCACTGCAGTTCTGGCATGTGCTGGGCCTGTGGAAGGTGGCGGTGATCGGCGAGGGTGTGATGAGGCGAGCGATCGACGAACCGAAGAACAAGAGCGCGACGGGCACGCCCACGGTGGCACGTATCGATGCAATCGTGGACAAGGCGTGCCGGATCGCCGATGAAGCCGGGATCTGA
- a CDS encoding cation acetate symporter: MTTAQRLTDTGSFPVFVVFAIFVSGTLFLAIWVASDRITPGDFYIGDGLLAPARNGIALFGDYMSAATLLGTPGLIALTGYDGIAYLLGPVVAWIVILLLIAEPFHSTGRYTVGDVLARRLRPRPVHRAAGVTTLVISLAYLIAQLVGAGVLAAPILGLTGRGAQQAVVASLGVLMIIYVVIGGMRATTVVQLVKAVMLLAGGIVLAVLVMSKVGWNPAELLNRAADGSGLGEALLQPGVRYGDDGTGKLDSLSLQLALVLGAAGLPHLLMRLNAVPTARAARGSVQWAAYLTLAFCLMAGVLGFGAVALLGREDITADSASGNSAVLLLAEFLGGPFLLTVISCVAFTTILAVVAGTVLAASTALAHDLYQAGFKRGTASEQSELLVAKGAVVLLGLTATGLSMYAQGLNISFLVGLVFAVAGSTVLPALVYTLYWRGFTTTGALWGLYGGLFSSVLLVLLSPAMSGDAASLLPSVDLVVFPLSNPAVVSIPLGFLLGWLGSVLDRGEPGGAEFAETEARILTGAGARPDDDPV; this comes from the coding sequence GTGACCACAGCGCAGCGGCTCACCGACACCGGATCGTTCCCAGTGTTCGTGGTCTTCGCCATCTTCGTCTCCGGCACCCTCTTCCTGGCCATCTGGGTCGCGTCGGACCGCATCACGCCCGGCGACTTCTACATCGGCGACGGCCTGCTGGCCCCGGCGCGCAACGGTATCGCCCTCTTCGGCGACTACATGTCCGCCGCGACGTTGCTCGGCACCCCCGGCCTGATCGCGTTGACGGGCTACGACGGCATCGCCTATCTCCTGGGACCGGTCGTCGCCTGGATCGTGATACTTCTGCTGATCGCCGAGCCGTTCCACAGCACCGGGCGGTACACGGTCGGCGACGTCCTCGCGCGGCGTCTGCGCCCGCGGCCGGTGCACCGGGCCGCGGGGGTCACCACACTTGTCATCTCCCTGGCGTACCTGATCGCCCAACTGGTCGGCGCCGGGGTGCTGGCCGCACCGATCCTGGGTCTGACCGGGCGGGGCGCGCAGCAGGCGGTGGTCGCCTCGCTCGGGGTACTGATGATCATTTACGTGGTGATCGGCGGTATGCGGGCCACCACCGTGGTGCAGCTGGTCAAGGCCGTCATGCTGCTGGCCGGAGGCATCGTCCTGGCCGTCCTGGTGATGTCGAAGGTCGGCTGGAACCCGGCGGAGCTGCTGAACCGGGCGGCGGACGGCAGCGGCCTGGGGGAGGCGCTCCTGCAACCCGGCGTGCGGTACGGCGACGACGGTACGGGCAAGCTGGACTCGCTGAGCCTTCAGCTGGCGCTCGTCCTGGGCGCCGCCGGACTGCCGCACCTGCTCATGCGGCTCAACGCGGTACCCACCGCGCGTGCGGCGCGCGGCTCGGTCCAGTGGGCGGCCTATCTGACACTGGCGTTCTGCCTCATGGCCGGGGTGCTGGGGTTCGGCGCGGTGGCGCTGCTCGGCCGCGAGGACATCACGGCCGACAGCGCTTCGGGGAATTCGGCCGTACTGCTCCTGGCCGAGTTCCTCGGCGGGCCGTTCCTGCTCACCGTCATCTCATGTGTCGCCTTCACCACCATCCTGGCCGTGGTCGCCGGGACCGTGCTGGCCGCCTCGACCGCGCTGGCGCACGACCTCTACCAGGCCGGGTTCAAGCGCGGTACGGCATCGGAGCAGAGTGAACTCCTCGTCGCCAAGGGCGCGGTAGTGCTCCTCGGTCTCACCGCGACGGGGCTGTCCATGTACGCCCAGGGCCTGAACATCTCGTTCCTGGTGGGCCTCGTCTTCGCCGTCGCGGGGTCCACCGTCCTGCCGGCCCTCGTCTACACCCTGTACTGGCGGGGTTTCACCACCACCGGGGCGCTCTGGGGCCTGTACGGGGGACTGTTCTCCTCTGTCCTGCTGGTGCTGCTCTCCCCCGCGATGTCAGGAGATGCGGCCTCGCTGCTGCCGTCCGTGGACCTCGTGGTCTTCCCGCTCAGCAACCCCGCGGTGGTCTCGATCCCGCTCGGGTTCCTCCTGGGCTGGCTGGGATCGGTCCTGGACCGCGGGGAGCCGGGCGGGGCGGAGTTCGCCGAGACCGAGGCCCGGATCCTCACGGGGGCCGGGGCACGCCCGGACGACGATCCGGTGTGA
- a CDS encoding DUF485 domain-containing protein, translating to MPERPEHDPQEALGRYRSGLDYGGPRREPAPSPVGPHPADPDLRRLRAARRRPVFTVVGVVVGLYVINALLASEVRSVMAVQVAGPLNFGLGLALFQCVTTVWAIRWYARHATTVLDHGSRLGAQAKQRRHAR from the coding sequence ATGCCCGAACGTCCCGAACACGATCCCCAGGAGGCGCTGGGCCGTTATCGCAGCGGTCTCGACTACGGGGGTCCGCGGCGGGAACCGGCTCCGTCCCCCGTCGGACCTCACCCCGCCGACCCGGACCTGCGGCGGCTGCGAGCGGCACGCCGGCGCCCGGTCTTCACCGTCGTGGGGGTCGTCGTCGGCCTGTACGTGATCAACGCCCTGCTGGCCAGCGAGGTGCGCAGCGTGATGGCCGTACAGGTCGCCGGACCGCTGAACTTCGGTCTGGGTCTGGCCCTGTTCCAGTGCGTCACCACCGTCTGGGCGATCCGCTGGTACGCCCGTCACGCCACAACCGTCCTGGACCACGGGAGCCGCCTGGGCGCGCAGGCCAAGCAGCGGAGGCACGCGCGGTGA
- a CDS encoding long-chain fatty acid--CoA ligase, translating into MSSRPLVPSTMQNTQLLVRRLLENGARLHSDSEVITATDDGTRSASFARVGRNAARLAHALTDLGVRPGDRVATFMWNNQEHLEAYLAVPAMGAVIHPLNIRLFPEQLTYIAHHAEDTVVIVDGSLLKAFAALVPDMPTVRHIIVSGEAPASALPDGPAHVHDYGRLLENRPDSYDWPDLDENQAAGMCYTSGTTGNPKGVVYSHRSLYLHSLGISLPDVMDISARDRLLVIVPQFHAQAWGLPYAAFLTGASLAMPDRFLAPAPLAGFIAASRPTKGCGVPTVWQGLANHVLEHPEADVSSLQEAVVGGSSCPPSLMRTFEDSLGIRLLHVWGMTEMSPLGTLARPPEGAEGEDAWRYRLSQGRFPAPVEARLIGQDGAVLPWDGKSVGELEVRGPWITGSYYLDNDPEKFHDGWLRTGDVGMISADGFLTLTDRAKDVIKSGGEWISSVELENHLMAHPDVAEACVVGVPDDKWGERPLATVVLRDGRTVAYTELRGFLAGKVAAWQLPERWALVHEVPKTSVGKFDKKTLRRQYADGELKTDVIA; encoded by the coding sequence ATGTCCAGCCGTCCCCTTGTTCCCAGCACCATGCAGAACACGCAGCTGCTGGTCCGCAGGCTGCTGGAGAACGGCGCGCGCCTGCACAGTGACAGCGAAGTGATCACTGCCACCGACGACGGCACCAGGAGTGCGTCCTTCGCCCGCGTCGGCCGCAACGCCGCCAGGCTGGCGCACGCACTGACCGACCTCGGCGTGCGGCCGGGCGACCGGGTCGCCACGTTCATGTGGAACAACCAGGAGCACCTGGAGGCGTATCTCGCCGTGCCCGCCATGGGCGCCGTGATCCACCCCCTGAACATCCGCCTCTTCCCGGAACAGCTCACCTACATCGCCCACCACGCCGAGGACACCGTCGTCATCGTCGACGGCTCCCTGCTGAAGGCCTTCGCCGCGCTGGTGCCCGATATGCCCACGGTGCGGCACATCATCGTCAGCGGAGAGGCACCGGCTTCGGCCCTGCCCGACGGCCCGGCGCACGTCCATGACTACGGACGGCTGCTGGAGAACCGGCCGGACAGCTACGACTGGCCCGACCTGGACGAGAACCAGGCAGCGGGGATGTGCTACACCTCCGGCACCACGGGCAACCCCAAGGGGGTCGTCTACAGCCACCGCTCGCTGTACCTGCACTCACTGGGCATCAGCCTGCCCGACGTCATGGACATCTCCGCCCGGGACCGGCTGCTCGTCATCGTCCCGCAGTTCCACGCCCAGGCCTGGGGCCTGCCGTACGCGGCGTTCCTGACCGGAGCCTCGCTCGCCATGCCCGACAGGTTCCTGGCCCCCGCGCCGCTCGCCGGGTTCATCGCCGCCTCCCGACCCACCAAGGGATGCGGTGTGCCCACCGTGTGGCAGGGCCTGGCCAACCATGTCCTGGAGCACCCCGAGGCCGATGTCTCCAGCCTCCAGGAGGCCGTCGTGGGCGGCTCCTCCTGTCCGCCCTCCCTGATGCGGACCTTCGAGGACAGCTTGGGGATCCGGCTGCTGCACGTCTGGGGCATGACCGAGATGTCGCCGCTGGGCACCCTCGCCCGTCCGCCCGAGGGCGCCGAGGGCGAGGACGCCTGGCGCTACCGGCTCAGCCAGGGCCGCTTCCCGGCACCGGTGGAGGCGCGGCTCATCGGCCAGGACGGGGCCGTTCTGCCCTGGGACGGCAAGAGCGTGGGCGAACTGGAGGTGCGCGGCCCGTGGATCACCGGCTCGTACTACCTCGACAACGACCCCGAGAAGTTCCACGACGGCTGGCTGCGCACCGGTGACGTGGGAATGATCAGCGCCGACGGCTTCCTCACGCTCACCGACCGGGCCAAGGACGTGATCAAGTCCGGCGGGGAGTGGATCTCCTCCGTCGAGCTCGAGAACCACCTCATGGCCCATCCGGACGTGGCCGAGGCATGCGTCGTCGGCGTCCCGGACGACAAGTGGGGAGAGCGCCCCCTGGCCACGGTGGTGCTCCGGGACGGCCGCACGGTGGCCTATACGGAGCTGCGCGGCTTCCTGGCCGGGAAGGTCGCGGCATGGCAGCTCCCGGAGCGCTGGGCGCTGGTACACGAGGTGCCGAAGACCTCGGTCGGCAAGTTCGACAAGAAGACCCTGCGCAGGCAGTACGCGGACGGAGAGCTGAAGACCGACGTCATCGCGTAG